The Euwallacea fornicatus isolate EFF26 chromosome 3, ASM4011564v1, whole genome shotgun sequence genome has a segment encoding these proteins:
- the Pef gene encoding peflin isoform X2 has product MYENAQFKYATEAGTVSPEVNQWFASVDRDKSGEISWQELQSALVNAEGRNFSETACRLMIGMFDKDRTGTINVGEFQELYNYINNWLGTFKMYDRDQSGSIEEPELTQALQQMGFRFSPEFTKFLIERSDLKLHKTMSIDQFIVTCVQIQRFTEAFRNKDSERTGVITIGFEEYLGLALSCSS; this is encoded by the exons ATGTATGag AATGCCCAATTTAAATATGCTACAGAAGCTGGAACTGTTTCTCCTGAAGTAAATCAGTGGTTTGCTTCAGTAGACAGGGATAAGTCAGGAGAAATTAGTTGGCAAG AGCTGCAGTCAGCTTTAGTAAATGCTGAAGGCCGCAACTTCTCAGAAACTGCTTGTAGACTTATGATTGGTATGTTCGATAAAGACAGAACTGGCACAATCAATGTTGGTGAATTCCAAGAGTTAtacaattatattaataattggtTGGGTACATTTAAGATGTATGATAGAGACCAATCTGGCAGCATAGAAGAACCTGAATTAACTCAAG cattacAGCAAATGGGATTTCGATTTAGCCCGGAATTCACCAAATTCTTAATTGAACGAAGTGACCTTAAACTCCATAAAACCATGTCCATAGATCAGTTTATAGTGACTTGTGTGCAAATTCAAAGGTTTACTGAGGCTTTTCGGAACAAAGACTCTGAAAGAACTGGAGTGATAACCATAGGATTTGAGGAGTATCTAGGTTTAGCCTTAAGCTGTTCTTCTTAA
- the Acat2 gene encoding acetyl-CoA acetyltransferase, cytosolic — MTKVFIVSGCRTPIGNFQGQFERYPASELGSLVIGEAIARANLKPEDVDQCIMGHVLTAGLGQNPARQAAINAKIPYFAPSFTVNMLCGSGLKTVALGYQSIKNGDASILVAGGQESMTRAQHSTHLRGAKLGALNLSDTLLSDGLTDAFNNIHMGNTAEHLAKSFNISREAQDEFALASQTKAVAAIHSGFFDLEIVGVPDKRTKTLIVKDEFPKPDCTLEKLAKLRPAFESTGTVTAGNASGINDGAAAVVLANEEQVATKKLTALAEIVAFAEVGLDPVCMGLGPIEAVKQVLKKAQWTKDDVELFELNEAFAVQSIICIKELGLDATLVNVTGGAVALGHPIGASGTRCLVTLIHNLRRLGKQKGVVALCIGGGMGIAMAVQIC, encoded by the exons atGACAAAAGTATTTATAGTTTCTGGTTGCAGAACCCCTATAG GAAACTTCCAAGGGCAATTTGAAAGGTATCCTGCATCAGAACTAGGTTCCCTAGTTATTGGCGAGGCTATAGCTAGAGCAAATTTGAAACCAGAGGATGTGGATCAGTGTATCATGGGGCAT gtATTGACAGCTGGACTAGGGCAAAATCCTGCCCGACAGGCTGCCATTAATGCCAAAATTCCATATTTTGCACCCTCATTCACTGTGAATATGTTATGTGGATCTGGACTCAA GACTGTGGCCTTGGGATACCAATCCATAAAAAATGGGGATGCCAGTATATTGGTAGCTGGAGGACAGGAGAGTATGACTCGTGCTCAACACTCCACACACCTGAGAGGAGCTAAATTAGGAGCTCTAAATTTATCTGACACCTTGTTATCTGATGGTTTAACTGACGCCTTTAACAATATTCACATGGGAAATACTG CTGAGCATCTAGCAAAATCATTCAACATTTCAAGGGAAGCACAGGATGAGTTTGCCTTGGCCTCCCAAACAAAGGCTGTCGCAGCCATTCACAGCGGCTTTTTTGATCTAGAAATAGTGGGAGTCCCTgataaaagaacaaaaactCTTATCGTTAAAGATGAATTTCCTAAGCCAGATTGTACCCTTGAGAAATTGGCTAAACTAAGACCCGCATTCGAATCG ACTGGCACTGTGACTGCAGGAAACGCATCTGGAATCAATGACGGAGCTGCAGCAGTAGTCCTGGCAAACGAGGAACAAGTagctacaaaaaaattgactgCACTAGCTGAGATTGTTGCCTTTGCTGAAGTTGGTCTCGATCCAGTATGCATGGGGCTGGGTCCTATTGAGGCAGTTAAACAAGTG TTAAAAAAAGCACAGTGGACTAAGGATGATGTGGAACTGTTCGAACTGAACGAAGCATTTGCCGTACAGAGCATAATATGTATTAAGGAGCTAGGGCTTGATGCCACTCTGGTTAATGTAACTGGAGGGGCTGTAGCACTGGGTCATCCTATTGGAGCCTCAGGGACAAGATGTCTAGTTACTTTAATTCATAACTTGCGACGTCTGGGGAAGCAAAAGGGGGTTGTGGCTTTGTGCATTGGCGGTGGCATGGGAATTGCTATGGCTGTACAGATTTGCTGA
- the Nt5a gene encoding 5'-nucleotidase domain-containing protein 1: MNTSRYHNILRKLVNFFNGSGKRRCKLQMPLYSTEVQTKITNQMSSAMGKHFQFTDYDCIGFDLDNTLARYKVGAMIEMEYDILANFLVDNKGYSAKHLLKPLDHNFIIKGLIVDDENGNLLRISGDGTIIQATHGTRFLSQNEVTKYYPNCRWRATDLFTENPLQTWNGPYSEKMRTLLDYYDIIASLIFARAVDSIDGDNSDRKLYNIWPDLLDALQSMFIREHFQNEKGKYFAEIKAHPEKYYYKCSDHLIKWLNSLRARGKMIFLITGSYVDFATHTASHTIGENWREMFDIVVSFAKKPGFFTERRDFIGLEGFREIGPMKLNNLQLGGIYTHGNWTDLKEFLRMHSKIPNPRFLYVGDNLIQDIYTPHVYAGCETVTVCEELEAEGVYGHEKWHPDEQFLCSTIWGSYFKCKDTDRMTNWYDIMKKHSKFFVPSLEYVATFPVDYQFKINVY, encoded by the coding sequence ATGAACACATCTAGATATCACAATATTCTTAGAAAACttgttaacttttttaacgGAAGTGGGAAACGCAGGTGTAAGCTACAAATGCCCTTATACTCAACAGAagttcaaacaaaaattactaatCAAATGTCTAGTGCGAtgggaaaacattttcaatttactgATTATGACTGTATAGGATTTGATTTAGACAATACTTTAGCCAGATACAAAGTAGGAGCTATGATAGAAATGGAATATGATATATTAGCCAATTTTTTAGTCGACAATAAAGGATACTCTGCAAAACATTTACTCAAGCCTTTAGACCACAACTTTATAATCAAAGGGCTTATTGTAGATGATGAAAATGGTAATCTATTAAGAATATCTGGAGATGGAACTATCATCCAAGCAACACATGGAACAAGGTTTTTATCTCAGAATGAAGTAACAAAGTATTATCCCAATTGCAGATGGAGAGCTACTGATTTGTTCACTGAGAACCCTTTGCAAACTTGGAATGGACCATACTCAGAGAAAATGCGCACTCTTCTAGATTATTATGATATTATAGCTAGCCTTATTTTTGCAAGGGCTGTAGACTCAATTGATGGAGATAACTCCGACAGAAAACTGTACAATATATGGCCAGATCTCTTGGATGCTTTACAAAGCATGTTTATCCGAGAACACTTTCAAAATgagaaaggaaaatattttgcagaAATCAAGGCACatccagaaaaatattattataaatgtagtgatcatttaataaaatggcTAAACTCCCTACGTGCTAGaggaaaaatgatatttttaataactggTTCATATGTAGATTTCGCCACCCACACTGCTAGCCATACCATCGGAGAAAATTGGAGAGAAATGTTTGATATTGTTGTAAGCTTTGCAAAAAAGCCTGGATTTTTTACTGAGAGAAGAGACTTCATTGGGTTAGAAGGATTTAGAGAAATAGGCCCAATGAAGTTAAATAATTTGCAGTTAGGTGGAATTTATACTCATGGCAATTGGACTGACTTAAAGGAATTTCTACGAATGCATTCCAAAATCCCGAATCCAAGATTCCTCTATGTAGGAGATAATTTAATCCAGGATATTTATACCCCACATGTGTATGCAGGATGTGAAACAGTGACTGTGTGTGAAGAACTAGAGGCTGAGGGAGTCTACGGGCATGAAAAATGGCATCCagatgaacaatttttatgttcaaCAATTTGGGGATCATACTTTAAATGCAAGGATACTGACCGCATGACTAACTGGTACGACATAatgaaaaaacattcaaaatttttcgttcCAAGTCTCGAATATGTTGCCACTTTTCCTGTGGattatcaatttaaaatcaatgtttattaa
- the Pef gene encoding peflin isoform X1: MCKNNAQFKYATEAGTVSPEVNQWFASVDRDKSGEISWQELQSALVNAEGRNFSETACRLMIGMFDKDRTGTINVGEFQELYNYINNWLGTFKMYDRDQSGSIEEPELTQALQQMGFRFSPEFTKFLIERSDLKLHKTMSIDQFIVTCVQIQRFTEAFRNKDSERTGVITIGFEEYLGLALSCSS, translated from the exons ATGTGCAAAAAT AATGCCCAATTTAAATATGCTACAGAAGCTGGAACTGTTTCTCCTGAAGTAAATCAGTGGTTTGCTTCAGTAGACAGGGATAAGTCAGGAGAAATTAGTTGGCAAG AGCTGCAGTCAGCTTTAGTAAATGCTGAAGGCCGCAACTTCTCAGAAACTGCTTGTAGACTTATGATTGGTATGTTCGATAAAGACAGAACTGGCACAATCAATGTTGGTGAATTCCAAGAGTTAtacaattatattaataattggtTGGGTACATTTAAGATGTATGATAGAGACCAATCTGGCAGCATAGAAGAACCTGAATTAACTCAAG cattacAGCAAATGGGATTTCGATTTAGCCCGGAATTCACCAAATTCTTAATTGAACGAAGTGACCTTAAACTCCATAAAACCATGTCCATAGATCAGTTTATAGTGACTTGTGTGCAAATTCAAAGGTTTACTGAGGCTTTTCGGAACAAAGACTCTGAAAGAACTGGAGTGATAACCATAGGATTTGAGGAGTATCTAGGTTTAGCCTTAAGCTGTTCTTCTTAA